Sequence from the Methanobacterium alkalithermotolerans genome:
CGTAAAGTAATGAATGAAAATCCAAGAATCGAAATCAATCCCCAAATAAATCAAACAGCAGATTTTTCACCATTTAAATCTGAAGATGGAGGAGTATGGGTTGGGGCAAATTACGAATCATTTGGAGAAAACAAGATAGAAAATTTGGTCACGGCTAATGGTAAAACATTAATTGGAATTCAAAAGGTGGGAAAAGGCAAAATTATTTGGATTGGATATAATTTGATTTGGCATTCATTTGTTTATGAGAACACTTATGAAAAACAACTAATTCAAGATATTATTTTTAAATGGTGATTATTTGAGGTTATGTATAGTTACAACAATGTTTCCTAAATATAAAGGAGATTATTATGGTTCTTTTGTTTATGATGAAGCAAAAGAATTAGTAAAAAAAGGGTGCGAAGTTCATGTAATCACTCAACATAATGAAGGAATACCTTATGAAGAAAACATGGATGGTATTTACATTCATAGATTTAGATGGTTAAAACCTAAAAAATTTCGGGCTCTTGTACATTTCAATGGAATTAAAGATTATTTTAGGCTCACTACATACCTAATTTCTTTATTTTTGAAATTAATTTATATTATTAGAAAAAATAATATAGATGTTATACATTCTCATTCAGCTGTCCCAACTGGCTTTGTATCAATCTTTGTTTCCAAAATTCTTAGGAGACCTCATTTTATTACAGTTCATGGCATGGATGTAAATGATTGTATTAAACATCCTATCATAAAGTATTTTGTTTTATTCGCACTTAATAATTGTGATAATGTAATTGTTGTTAGTGATCATCTTAAAAAAAAGCTCATAAGTACAGGAATTTATAGAAAAAAAATTAAAATTTTAAGAAATGCTATAAATATTAATAAATTTAAACCGATTAGAAACTATGAAATTCGTGAAAGGTATAAAATAACTAAACAAGAAATATTAATCTTATTTGTAGGCTATTTAGATACTTTTAAAGGAGTATTTGAATTATTAGAGGCATTTTATAAATTAAATAATAAATATTTTAACTTAAAATTAATGTTTGTTGGGGTAGGACCCAAGAGTAGTGATTTAATTAATAAAACTACAAAGTTAGGTTTACAAGATAAGATATTATTCGTGGGGAATATATCTCATGATTATATACATGAATACTATCAGGCAGCAGATATTGTTGTTCTTCCGTCTTATGGGGAAGGTGGAGGTCCTCCTTTATCTATTTTAGAAGCTATGGCTTGCGGAATACCTGTAATAGGTTCTAATGTTGGTGGAATTCCTGAAGGGATTCACCATTCTGTTAATGGATTAATTACATCTCCAAAAAGTATAAACGATTTAGCTAAGAAAATTGAAATTTTAGTAACTAATCCTGACTTAAGAAAACAATTTGGAAAAGAATCATTAAGGATTATTAAAATTAAATCTTTAGATATCAATACAAAAATAAATAAACTAGTTAATTTTTATAAAAATTCTATCGGTTGATCTAAATGGGAAATATTCTTATATTAAATGCAGGATATTCAAATAAAGGCAACTATGCATTAATAATTTCTACAAAATTAATATTAAATTATTTCATGGCTGATGCAAAAATT
This genomic interval carries:
- a CDS encoding glycosyltransferase family 4 protein; this translates as MRLCIVTTMFPKYKGDYYGSFVYDEAKELVKKGCEVHVITQHNEGIPYEENMDGIYIHRFRWLKPKKFRALVHFNGIKDYFRLTTYLISLFLKLIYIIRKNNIDVIHSHSAVPTGFVSIFVSKILRRPHFITVHGMDVNDCIKHPIIKYFVLFALNNCDNVIVVSDHLKKKLISTGIYRKKIKILRNAININKFKPIRNYEIRERYKITKQEILILFVGYLDTFKGVFELLEAFYKLNNKYFNLKLMFVGVGPKSSDLINKTTKLGLQDKILFVGNISHDYIHEYYQAADIVVLPSYGEGGGPPLSILEAMACGIPVIGSNVGGIPEGIHHSVNGLITSPKSINDLAKKIEILVTNPDLRKQFGKESLRIIKIKSLDINTKINKLVNFYKNSIG